In Mammaliicoccus sp. Marseille-Q6498, the genomic stretch AGAAAAATCTGTTCAAATGAAGGGTTCTACAGAAATTGGTGCAAAACAAATGTATCAATCTATAAAAGAAATTAAGGAATTACCAGATTTTATTCAAATTTGGCCAGGTCATGGAGCGGGAAGTCCTTGCGGTAAATCTCTAGGTGCAGTTCCTACGTCAACTTTAGGTTATGAAAGACAAAATAATTGGGCGTTTAATGAGGATGATGAAGCAGTGTTTATAGATAAACTTACTTCTGAGCAACCTGCACCACCACATCATTTTGCTCAAATGAAAAAAATTAATCAATTTGGTATGAACTTGTATAGACCATACAATGTTTATCCTAGTATAGATAATGAAAGAATAGCTTTTGATCTTCGTAGTAAAGAAGCTTTCCATGGCGGTCATGCACAAGGAACGATTAATATTCCTTTCAATAAAAACTTTATTAATCAAATTGGATGGTATTTAGATTATGATCAGGATATAGATTTGATTGGTGAAAAAACTATCGTTGAAGAAGCAACGTATATTTTACAATTAATAGGGTTTGAAAATGTAGTAGGTTACCGTTTGCCACAAAGTAATGTAATGACATCATCTATTCATAGCACAGGTATGAGCGGAAAAGAAAAACAAGTATTAGATGTACGAAATGATGAAGAATGGAAAAGTGGACATCTTGATCAAGCAGTTCATATTCCACACGGTAAATTATTAAATGAAGACGTTCCTTTTGATAAAAATGACAAAGTATATGTTCATTGTCAATCAGGAGTTAGAAGTTCTATCGCAGTAGGTATTTTAGAATATAAAGGATTTAAACATGTTGTGAATGTTAGAGAAGGCTATCAAGAATTACCATCGTCACTAAAATAAAGGATACAGATTAAGAGAATCGTAGCTCACGAATTCCATTGGAAATATAATTAAAAAAAGATGCCCAATTCACATGGGCATCTTTTTTAATAACCTTATTACATTGTACTAATATCAATTACGAAACGATATTTAACTTTTGAAGCTAATACTCTTTCGTATGCTTCGTCAATTTCGTCTGCTGAAATGACTTCGATTTGTGGTTCAATGTTGTGTTTTGAACAGAAGTCTAACATTTCTTGAGTTTCTCTTATACCACCGATTGCTGAACCAGCGAATGATCTACGGTGACTGATTAAGTTGAACACGCGTAATGATATTGGTTCTGCTGGTGCACCAACGTTAACGATTGTACCATCTAGTGTTAATAAGCCTAGGTAATCGTCTAGTTTTAGGTTAGCACTTACTGTATTTATGATTAAATCAAATGAACTTGCTAGTTCTTCGAATGTTGATTCATCACTTGTTGCATAATAATGTGAAGCGCCTAATTTTAAGCCGTCTTCTTTTTTATTTAATGTACGTGATAATACTGTTACTTCAGCGCCCATAGCATTTGCAATTTGAACAGCCATGTGTCCAAGTCCGCCCATACCTATAATGGCTACATTTTTACCTTCGTATGCTTTCCAATGGTTTAAAGGTGAATAAGTTGTGATACCAGCACAAAGTAAAGGTGCGGCAGCGTCTAAACCGATATTATCAGGAATGCTTAGTACAAAATCTTCGTGTACGACTATATGTGTTGAGTACCCACCTTGAGTTGGTTCACCATATCTATCCGTACCTGCATAAGTACCGACATTTCCTTTTAGACAATACTGTTCTTCGCCGTTTTGGCAATGTTCACATTCACCACAAGAGTCTACCATGCAGCCAACACCGACACGGTCATCTACTTGATATTTACTAACTTCAGGACCGACTTCTTTAACGATACCTGCTATTTCATGTCCTGGTACTAATGGGTAATGAACTGGACCCCATTCTCCATGTGCAGTATGAATATCAGAATGACATATACCTGCATATTTAATTTCTATTAAAATATCGTGTGTATCTAAATCGCGTCGTTTAATTTCTGTAGCGTAAAAATTAGAATCTGGACTGTTTACAGCTCTAGCTTTGGCATTTACCATAAATTAATTCCTCCATTATATATAAAGTGGAATATCTCTAATGATATTCTACTTTATAATAGACCTTGGAGTATACTTTAAGTCAATGGAAATGACTTAGCTTAATATTGAAGTTTGAAATAATGAATGTGGTCTTTTTGATTTTTACACAACTTTTGTGAATGTCGAGTTGTTAATAAGTTCGGTTAATATTTGGTGTTGGGTAGGGTGTAAGTTTGGATTATCACGATCATCAATAATTGCCCATCCACCTGTTTCATAAATCATGAGTGCGTCATCCATATGCTGCAATCGATTCCCATTGATTCGCACGTATTCTATATGTTGTTTAGTGGGAAGGTCGTCTAACAAGTCTCTTACAACGTGACCTACAATTGTAATGCCAGGACCAGGTGGTTGTTCTAATGCATGTACTTTCTGTGCAATATTAGACACATGACCTGTAATGACCATTTGATCTGGTCTCGTCGCATTAAATATAACAGCTACTGGCAAATTGTCCGTAACGGTATCTTTGATTTCTTTCATTAATGTGGGTAAACGTTTCACGCCCATATATATGGCAAGGGTACCGCCCAGTTTAAGGGTAGTAACATCAATGGCATGTTCTTTATTGTCTTTAAAATGCCCAGTTGTAAATGTAATATTCGTTGATACGTTACGCTCTGTTAAACCACGATTAAGTTGACTCATGGCGGCACTTGCGGCTGTAATACCAGGTACAACTTCAAAAGTAATGTTATTTGATTTTAAGACTTCAACTTCATCAGCAAGACGTCCAAAGATGGCTGGGTCGCCACCTTTAAGACGGATTACAGTTTGATGAGTGCGTGTTTTTTCAATGAGTAATGTATTGATTTCTTCTTGCTTCATACAACGCGTATATGGTGTTTTACCGACATGAATCCATTCTGTTTCAGGTGATGAATATTGAAGTACAAATGGGTTAACTAATTGATCGTATAAAATCACATCTGCACGTTTAATACACCATTCTGCTTTTTTAGAAAGTAGCAATGGATTACCAGGCCCTGCACCGACTAAGTATACTTGTGGTCTTTCATTTATAGACATACGTATATGTCTCCGTTAATGACTTCTACTGGATACGTTGATACACAACCGTCATCTGGTTCTTGAACTTGTCCTGTTTGTAAGTCAATCTTGCGGTCATGTAATGGACAATATACGTAATGACCACTCACTGTTCCTTCTGATAAAGGTCCTTGTTTATGAGGACATATATTGTTAATTGCACGAATGTCGCCATCTTCAGTTAAAAATAAACCTATTTGAATATCGCCTACAATGACTTTTTTACCTATTAAAGGTTCTAGTTCTGAGATGTGAGCGATTCTTATTTTTTCATTTGTTGTTGCCATCATTACACCTTCTCCACTTCAAAAATAGTACGTTTACGTTTATCTTGTACGACTTCATTCCAAGGTTCAGTTTCGTACGCACGTTTCGCAGTCATAATGCTTTCGTAAAGTTCATCTTGTTTTTCAGGATCAAGGACTACTGATTTCACTTGATCAAAACCGAGTCTTGCTAACCAAGGCGCAGTTCGTTCTGCGTAAATACCTGTTTCACGGTAATACTGCATGAACGCACCACATAATTTCACTACTTCGTCTTCTGTCTTAACCGTTGTCAGTAATTCTCCTGCGACTACATCTGTACCACCATTACCGCCAACGTATATTTGGAAGCCATTTTCAACGCCGATAACACCAAAGTCTTTAACACCAGATTCTACACAACTACGTGGACATCCTGAGACACCCATTTTAAATTTGTGCGGTGTATCAATATATTCAAATGTCTTTTCTAAACGAATACCAAGTTTCGTCGTATATTGCGTACCGAATCGACAAAATGCTTTACCAACACAACTTTTAACTGAACGTGTTTTCTTACCATAAGCAGATGCTGAGCGCATACCAAGGTCTTCCCAAATTTGAGGTAATTCTTCTTTCTTCACGCCATATAATCCGATACGTTGTGCACCTGTAATTTTCACTAAAGGAATATTATATTTTTTCGCAACTTCACCGAGACGAATGAGTTGATCGGCATCTGTTACACCTCCACGCATTTGCGGAATCACTGAGAACGTGCCGTCTTTTTGTATATTCGCGTGATAACGTTCGTTCGCAAAGCGTGATGCTTTTTCATCTTCATGCTCATGAGGATAAACCATGTTTAAGTAATAGTTGATGGCAGGGCGACATTTCGGACAACCACCTTTGTCTTTAAAGTCTAAAGCATAGCGTACTTCTTTAGATGTTTTTAATCCTTTTGCACGAATTTGTGTTACGATTTGATCTCTTGAAAGATCCGTACATGCACAAATACCTGTTGGTGCAGATGCAACGAAGTCATCACCAAGTGTATATTCTAAAAGTTCTGCGATTTGACCTTTACACTTACCACATGAGTTACCAGCTTTCGTCACTTTTGTTACGTCAGCAACCGATGTTAAACCTTGATCTTGGATTGCTTCTACGATGACACCTTTTGAAATACCGTTACAACCACAAATTGTTTCATCATTTTCCATATCGGCTACACTGACCGCATCTACTTCGCCAGCTTTATGCAGAATAGAGACGAGTGTATAGTCATCAATTGTGTCGCCTTTTTTCATCATATTGTAGAAGCGGTTACCTTCTTCAGTGTCACCGTAAAGTACGGCACCGACAATGGTTTTATCTTTGACGAACACTTTTTTATAAATATTATCGACACCATTAAATGTTTCGATACCACGAACGCCTTCACTTTCTGTAATCCAACCTGCACTGAACAAATCACAGCCAGATACTTTAAGTGATGTAAATGTTGTTGAACCTTTATAGCCTTCAGTTGGTATACCTGTAATATGATCGGCAAGTACTTTACCTTGGTCATATAAAGGTGCAACGAGGCCATATACTTTTGAACGGTGTTCTACACATTCACCCACGGCATAAATGTTAGGGTCACTTGTTCTCATAAAGTCATCAACGACAATACCACGGCCAATTTCTAATCCAGCAGCACGTGCTTCTTTTGTAACGGGGCGAATACCGACTGCCATAACGACCATGTCTGTTTCTAAGACGCGTCCATCTGATAAACGAATACCTTCAACATATTGTTCACCAAGAATTTCTTGAGTATTCGCTTGTAATTCAAATTTGATACCTTGTTTTTCTAGGTCTGCTTTTAAAAGTTCGCCAGCTTTACGGTCGAGTTGTACTTCCATCAGCCATTTTGCTAAGTGTACAACAGTGACGTCCATACCTTGGTCGACTAGACCACGTGCACATTCTAATCCGAGCAAGCCGCCACCTATAACAATGGCACGCTTTTTCGTTTTTGCTGTTTCTAACATTTTCTCCGTGTCATCAATTGTTCTGAATCCTACTACACCTTTAAGACGTGATCCATCAATTGGTAAAATGAAGGAATCTGAACCAGTCGCAATGATCATTTGATCGTATGCGACAACTTGACCTTGTTCTGTTTCAACATGTTTCGTTTCACGGTCAATCTTCACAACTTTATCGCCTGTAATTAAACGAATGCCATGTTCTTCATACCATTCATATGGGTTCATAATGGTTTCTTCTATTGTCATTTTATTTTGTAAAATATTCGATAGCATAATACGGTTATAGTTTGGATAAGGTTCTTTACCAATTATCGTAATGTCAAAACGTTCAGGATCGCGCTCAAGAATTTCTTCTATTGTACGTACACCTGCCATACCGTTTCCTATCATTAAAAGTTTAGTTTTACTCATTTGAATCCTCCTCAATCGAATCTAAAAACGCTTTGATTTTAGCTGCATAGCGTTTCGTTCGTTGTATATTTTGGCCTTGTGAGCTAATACTTATTGTGAGGCCAGTGTGCTCTATGTCTAAAGTGTTGAAAAAATCAGATTGTGTGCGGTTTCCAGTATGATTCACCCATTGAGTAGGCGAAGCATCTTGCGTCACTTGATTATTCGTTTCGGGATGATTCGTTGCGACGATAATTAAGTCTGCATCCACAATATGTTCTGATTTATAAGCTGCTTCAATCAATCGAATACGGTTAGATGGTTGAATGGTGTTAAAAGCTTCATTAAATTCAATGCTGACGACATCTATCGAACAAGGTTCAGTCACTAATTTAGAAAACTTACGCCAAGCTATTTTGCCACCACCGATAATGACGACATGCTTATTTTTAAGATTAAGTTGTACCGGATACATCATCTATCTCCTCACATTCCGCAATTCTAAAACGTATTATTTCCTTTAATAATGGATGGAAATTGATCGCAGTCGTATATGTGATAATGTTCGGCAACGCCAATTCTTCAATTTGTCGCTTAGTCTTGTTCACAAGGTAACCGTCGTAAAAGAAAAACGGAATGATTAACAATTTTTGATGTTGTTTGGCTATTTTAGGTAAAGTTTCTTTAAAACGAAGCGCACCATATACCATACTTGGGTAACATGGGTGAGATACAGTCGATAATTCATCGCAAATTTTAGTTAACGCTACGTCCGGTTCATCAAAACGCGCATTACCATGTGCCAACACGACGATACCCGTTTCTTCATCAATTTCATTTTGATGCGACGCAATTTGAGACGCTACCCAATTTGTCATTTTTGGATGTGTGCCGAGTGGTTTACTGAGTATAAATTGGATTTCTGGATGCGCTCGTTGAAATGATTCATGTAACGCTTCAATATCTTCGTAATAGTGAGAAGCGGTAAACAATAATAATGGTACAAGTTGAATGCGCTGATACCCTGCATCAATTGTATGTTGAATCACTTCTTCTAATCGAATGACTTCGCTTTCTAAAAATGCGACCTTATAGTCGAGCGATTCATGCTCAAATGTCTGATTAATAAACTGTAATAATGTTTCATTTAATTTTCCTTTTCGCATGCCATGAACGACTAAAATAGTCTTACGCATAACAATCACCCCCTACACCTGTATTCTAAATGAAATACTTTATAGTTTGTGAATTTTTTCTCAATATCTAAAAAAATAGGGAATTCCCTGTTGTAGTAAACGAGGGGATTCCCTATATCTTATGTATACCGATAGTACTAAATTTGAAAAGTGTAAAATAAAATTGAGTTTAATGAAAAATGTCTTGCTATAAATA encodes the following:
- the cstB gene encoding persulfide dioxygenase-sulfurtransferase CstB; the protein is MFFKQFYDNHLSQASYLIGCQRTGEAMIIDPIRDLTKYIEVANNEGFTITKAAETHIHADFASGIRDVAERLNASIYVSDEGNDELSYKNMPEQTYFVKHHDVIYVGNIKLEVLHTPGHTPESISFLLTDEGGGSRVPMGLFSGDFIFVGDIGRPDLLEKSVQMKGSTEIGAKQMYQSIKEIKELPDFIQIWPGHGAGSPCGKSLGAVPTSTLGYERQNNWAFNEDDEAVFIDKLTSEQPAPPHHFAQMKKINQFGMNLYRPYNVYPSIDNERIAFDLRSKEAFHGGHAQGTINIPFNKNFINQIGWYLDYDQDIDLIGEKTIVEEATYILQLIGFENVVGYRLPQSNVMTSSIHSTGMSGKEKQVLDVRNDEEWKSGHLDQAVHIPHGKLLNEDVPFDKNDKVYVHCQSGVRSSIAVGILEYKGFKHVVNVREGYQELPSSLK
- a CDS encoding NAD(P)-dependent alcohol dehydrogenase, with amino-acid sequence MVNAKARAVNSPDSNFYATEIKRRDLDTHDILIEIKYAGICHSDIHTAHGEWGPVHYPLVPGHEIAGIVKEVGPEVSKYQVDDRVGVGCMVDSCGECEHCQNGEEQYCLKGNVGTYAGTDRYGEPTQGGYSTHIVVHEDFVLSIPDNIGLDAAAPLLCAGITTYSPLNHWKAYEGKNVAIIGMGGLGHMAVQIANAMGAEVTVLSRTLNKKEDGLKLGASHYYATSDESTFEELASSFDLIINTVSANLKLDDYLGLLTLDGTIVNVGAPAEPISLRVFNLISHRRSFAGSAIGGIRETQEMLDFCSKHNIEPQIEVISADEIDEAYERVLASKVKYRFVIDISTM
- a CDS encoding NAD(P)-dependent oxidoreductase; translated protein: MYPVQLNLKNKHVVIIGGGKIAWRKFSKLVTEPCSIDVVSIEFNEAFNTIQPSNRIRLIEAAYKSEHIVDADLIIVATNHPETNNQVTQDASPTQWVNHTGNRTQSDFFNTLDIEHTGLTISISSQGQNIQRTKRYAAKIKAFLDSIEEDSNE
- the cobA gene encoding uroporphyrinogen-III C-methyltransferase, encoding MSINERPQVYLVGAGPGNPLLLSKKAEWCIKRADVILYDQLVNPFVLQYSSPETEWIHVGKTPYTRCMKQEEINTLLIEKTRTHQTVIRLKGGDPAIFGRLADEVEVLKSNNITFEVVPGITAASAAMSQLNRGLTERNVSTNITFTTGHFKDNKEHAIDVTTLKLGGTLAIYMGVKRLPTLMKEIKDTVTDNLPVAVIFNATRPDQMVITGHVSNIAQKVHALEQPPGPGITIVGHVVRDLLDDLPTKQHIEYVRINGNRLQHMDDALMIYETGGWAIIDDRDNPNLHPTQHQILTELINNSTFTKVV
- the nirB gene encoding nitrite reductase large subunit NirB translates to MSKTKLLMIGNGMAGVRTIEEILERDPERFDITIIGKEPYPNYNRIMLSNILQNKMTIEETIMNPYEWYEEHGIRLITGDKVVKIDRETKHVETEQGQVVAYDQMIIATGSDSFILPIDGSRLKGVVGFRTIDDTEKMLETAKTKKRAIVIGGGLLGLECARGLVDQGMDVTVVHLAKWLMEVQLDRKAGELLKADLEKQGIKFELQANTQEILGEQYVEGIRLSDGRVLETDMVVMAVGIRPVTKEARAAGLEIGRGIVVDDFMRTSDPNIYAVGECVEHRSKVYGLVAPLYDQGKVLADHITGIPTEGYKGSTTFTSLKVSGCDLFSAGWITESEGVRGIETFNGVDNIYKKVFVKDKTIVGAVLYGDTEEGNRFYNMMKKGDTIDDYTLVSILHKAGEVDAVSVADMENDETICGCNGISKGVIVEAIQDQGLTSVADVTKVTKAGNSCGKCKGQIAELLEYTLGDDFVASAPTGICACTDLSRDQIVTQIRAKGLKTSKEVRYALDFKDKGGCPKCRPAINYYLNMVYPHEHEDEKASRFANERYHANIQKDGTFSVIPQMRGGVTDADQLIRLGEVAKKYNIPLVKITGAQRIGLYGVKKEELPQIWEDLGMRSASAYGKKTRSVKSCVGKAFCRFGTQYTTKLGIRLEKTFEYIDTPHKFKMGVSGCPRSCVESGVKDFGVIGVENGFQIYVGGNGGTDVVAGELLTTVKTEDEVVKLCGAFMQYYRETGIYAERTAPWLARLGFDQVKSVVLDPEKQDELYESIMTAKRAYETEPWNEVVQDKRKRTIFEVEKV
- the nirD gene encoding nitrite reductase small subunit NirD encodes the protein MMATTNEKIRIAHISELEPLIGKKVIVGDIQIGLFLTEDGDIRAINNICPHKQGPLSEGTVSGHYVYCPLHDRKIDLQTGQVQEPDDGCVSTYPVEVINGDIYVCL
- a CDS encoding sirohydrochlorin chelatase, yielding MRKTILVVHGMRKGKLNETLLQFINQTFEHESLDYKVAFLESEVIRLEEVIQHTIDAGYQRIQLVPLLLFTASHYYEDIEALHESFQRAHPEIQFILSKPLGTHPKMTNWVASQIASHQNEIDEETGIVVLAHGNARFDEPDVALTKICDELSTVSHPCYPSMVYGALRFKETLPKIAKQHQKLLIIPFFFYDGYLVNKTKRQIEELALPNIITYTTAINFHPLLKEIIRFRIAECEEIDDVSGTT